From one Staphylococcus kloosii genomic stretch:
- the pepF gene encoding oligoendopeptidase F: MSQQLTREEQERKYPEYTWDLTTIFESDEAFEEAFKEVESYLGQEEQFKGHLGDSAETLYQALALEDEAEAKLEKVYVYAHLKQDQDTANDKYTGFEARAHQLIIKFSSSWSFLVPEILQIDEATIRQFISENDKLKRYEFDLQLINENRPHVLSADKEKMLTEAQDALSTPDNVYGMFSNADLEFEDAVDSEGNRHPLTQGTFIKCLESDDRVLRKSAFDNFYKQYGAYNNTLSATLAGEVKKNIFNARTHNFKTAREAALSRNHIPEQVYDNLVKTVHKYLPLLHRYTELRKELLGLDDMKMYDLYTPLVKNVKFEMPYEEAKQWMIKALQPMGETYMNVVNEGLNNGWVDVYENKGKRSGGYSSGGHLTNPFILLNWSDTVSDLYTLVHEFGHSAHSYFSRQNQPSNLSDYTIFVAEVASTCNEALLSDYMDKHLDDERRLLLLNQELERFRATLFRQTMFAEFEHKIHAIEEAGEPLTANRMNEEYAKLNKQYFGDAVETDENISKEWSRIPHFYMNYYVYQYATGYSAAQSLSHQILTEGQPAVDRYINEFLKKGSSDYPIEILKNAGVDMTTPEPIEQACEVFEQKLDAFEKLMKA, translated from the coding sequence ATGAGTCAACAATTAACGAGAGAAGAACAAGAGCGTAAATATCCTGAATACACATGGGATTTAACTACAATATTTGAATCTGATGAAGCTTTTGAAGAAGCTTTTAAAGAAGTAGAATCTTATTTAGGACAAGAAGAACAATTTAAAGGCCACTTGGGAGATAGTGCCGAAACACTTTATCAAGCTTTAGCATTGGAAGATGAAGCAGAAGCTAAACTTGAAAAAGTATACGTATACGCTCATTTAAAACAAGACCAAGATACAGCAAATGATAAATATACAGGATTTGAAGCGAGAGCACATCAATTAATTATTAAATTTAGTTCAAGTTGGAGTTTTTTAGTACCAGAAATTTTACAAATAGATGAGGCTACTATAAGACAATTTATTAGTGAAAATGACAAATTAAAACGTTATGAATTTGATTTACAACTAATCAATGAAAATAGACCGCATGTACTATCTGCCGATAAAGAAAAGATGTTAACTGAAGCACAAGATGCTTTATCAACGCCTGATAATGTTTATGGTATGTTTAGCAATGCCGATTTAGAATTTGAAGACGCCGTAGACAGTGAAGGTAATCGTCATCCACTTACGCAAGGTACATTTATTAAATGTTTAGAGTCAGATGATCGCGTATTAAGAAAATCAGCTTTCGATAATTTTTATAAGCAATATGGTGCATACAACAATACGTTAAGTGCAACATTAGCAGGGGAAGTTAAGAAAAATATTTTTAATGCGCGTACACATAACTTCAAAACTGCACGAGAAGCAGCATTAAGTCGTAATCATATCCCTGAACAAGTGTATGATAATTTAGTAAAAACGGTTCATAAATATTTACCATTATTACATCGTTACACTGAATTACGTAAGGAACTTTTAGGTTTAGATGACATGAAAATGTATGACTTATATACGCCACTTGTGAAAAACGTGAAGTTTGAAATGCCCTATGAAGAGGCTAAACAGTGGATGATTAAAGCACTACAACCTATGGGCGAAACATATATGAATGTAGTCAATGAAGGTCTAAATAATGGCTGGGTGGACGTTTATGAAAATAAAGGTAAACGTTCAGGTGGTTATTCTTCAGGTGGACATTTAACAAATCCATTTATTTTACTTAACTGGTCAGATACAGTTTCAGATTTATACACTTTAGTACATGAATTTGGACATTCTGCACACAGTTATTTCAGTCGTCAAAATCAGCCTTCAAATCTTAGTGATTACACTATATTTGTTGCGGAAGTCGCTTCTACTTGTAACGAAGCGTTATTAAGTGATTATATGGACAAACATTTAGACGATGAACGTCGTTTATTATTGTTAAACCAAGAATTAGAACGTTTTAGAGCTACTTTATTCCGACAAACAATGTTTGCAGAATTTGAACATAAAATTCATGCTATTGAGGAAGCAGGCGAGCCATTAACTGCTAATCGTATGAATGAAGAATATGCAAAATTAAATAAACAATATTTTGGCGATGCAGTTGAAACCGATGAGAATATTAGCAAAGAATGGTCAAGAATTCCTCACTTCTATATGAATTATTATGTGTATCAATATGCAACAGGTTATAGCGCAGCACAAAGTTTAAGCCATCAAATTTTAACAGAAGGGCAACCTGCAGTGGATCGTTATATCAACGAATTCTTGAAAAAAGGTAGCTCAGATTACCCAATAGAAATACTAAAAAATGCTGGGGTAGACATGACAACACCTGAACCAATTGAACAAGCATGTGAGGTGTTTGAACAAAAATTAGACGCTTTTGAAAAACTTATGAAAGCTTAA